The following proteins are co-located in the Pseudomonas cavernae genome:
- the algK gene encoding alginate biosynthesis TPR repeat lipoprotein AlgK has translation MAKIQAQLLLLLTALSLAGCAGLPDQRLAQEAMTRGDTATAAQNYRQLADLGYADAQVGLADIQLESGDPEQLRQAEATYRQAATHSPRAAARLGRLLASKPGTSDAERHEAEALLKDAMAAGEQNTLLPLTLLYLRYPQSFPQVNVQQQISQWRAAGQPQAELAQVLLYRSQGSYDQHLDEIERICTAALAREDACYVELATVYRKRGQAEQQHALVEQLQSAYRQGLVPAQRVDAVAQVLADPALGTPDVPTAKTLLEQIAPSYPAAWVSLARLLYDNPDQGDIDQLLSYLDKGRAAAQPRAELLLGKLYYDGKLVPPDPRKAEQHLLKAAPSEPSANYYLGQIYRRGYLGQVDPDKALDHLLSAARSGQNSADFALAQLFSQGRGVQPDPVNAYVFSQLAVQAGKPEAPALAAQVEQQLSAAQRAEAQQRLRAERQFRGDSTMLRAAASGDVLSVEQPASNTADLRP, from the coding sequence ATGGCTAAGATCCAAGCGCAACTGCTCCTGCTGCTGACCGCGCTGAGCCTGGCCGGCTGCGCCGGTCTGCCCGACCAGCGCCTGGCCCAGGAGGCCATGACCCGCGGCGACACCGCCACCGCCGCGCAGAACTACCGCCAGCTCGCCGACCTCGGCTACGCCGATGCCCAAGTCGGCCTGGCCGACATCCAGCTGGAAAGCGGCGACCCCGAGCAACTGCGCCAGGCCGAAGCCACCTACCGCCAGGCCGCGACCCACTCGCCGCGCGCCGCCGCGCGCCTGGGCCGGCTGCTGGCGAGCAAACCGGGCACCAGCGACGCCGAGCGCCACGAGGCCGAGGCCCTGCTGAAAGACGCCATGGCCGCCGGCGAGCAGAACACCCTGTTGCCGCTGACGCTGCTTTATCTGCGCTACCCGCAGAGCTTCCCGCAGGTGAACGTCCAGCAGCAGATCAGCCAGTGGCGCGCCGCCGGCCAGCCGCAGGCGGAACTGGCGCAGGTGCTGCTGTACCGCAGCCAGGGCAGCTACGACCAGCACCTCGACGAGATCGAACGCATCTGCACGGCGGCGCTGGCGCGCGAGGATGCCTGCTATGTCGAGCTGGCCACCGTGTACCGCAAGCGCGGCCAGGCTGAACAGCAGCACGCCTTGGTCGAACAACTGCAGAGCGCCTATCGGCAGGGCCTGGTGCCGGCTCAGCGGGTTGACGCGGTGGCCCAGGTGCTCGCCGATCCGGCGCTGGGTACGCCCGATGTGCCGACCGCCAAGACCTTGCTGGAACAGATCGCCCCGAGCTATCCGGCCGCCTGGGTCAGCCTCGCGCGCCTGCTCTATGACAACCCCGATCAGGGCGACATCGACCAGCTGCTGAGTTACCTGGACAAGGGCCGCGCCGCCGCCCAGCCACGCGCCGAGTTGCTGCTCGGCAAGCTCTACTACGACGGCAAGCTGGTCCCGCCCGACCCGCGCAAGGCCGAGCAGCACCTGCTCAAGGCCGCGCCCAGCGAGCCGAGCGCCAACTACTACCTGGGACAGATCTACCGCCGCGGCTATCTCGGCCAGGTCGACCCGGACAAGGCCCTCGACCACCTGCTCAGCGCCGCGCGCAGCGGCCAGAACAGCGCCGATTTCGCCCTCGCCCAGCTGTTCAGTCAGGGCCGCGGCGTGCAGCCCGACCCGGTCAACGCCTATGTGTTCAGCCAGCTCGCGGTGCAAGCCGGTAAGCCCGAGGCCCCGGCGTTGGCGGCGCAGGTCGAGCAACAATTGTCAGCGGCCCAGCGCGCCGAGGCGCAACAGCGGCTGCGCGCGGAGCGGCAGTTTCGCGGTGATAGCACTATGCTCCGTGCTGCTGCCAGCGGTGACGTTCTGAGTGTCGAACAGCCCGCCAGCAACACCGCCGACCTTCGTCCCTAA
- a CDS encoding glycosyltransferase family 2 protein: protein MERLTQGFIDTAGWLLYLSLLMVIALALPQTLFDPLSKDFLLLIGAVSIWRYSMGVMHFMRGLLFLYIVYPHYRRQAHRLGEAAAPPHVCLLVTSFRIDALTTAMVYRSVIEEAIACGYPTTVVCSIVELSDEQLVKSLWAKYNPPARVKLNFVRIAGTGKRDGLANGFRAISRLLPHEHAVVAVIDGDSLLEPGVIGKTVPYFQLFPKVGGLTTNEFCEVRGGYIMSEWHKLRFAQRHLNMCSMALSKRVLTMTGRMSMFRAEVVTNPEFIADVESDYLEHWRLGRFRFLTGDDKSSWFSLMRLGYDTFYVPDAAINTVEHPPEKSFFKASRKLMFRWYGNSLRQNSRALKLGPLRLGAFTSLVLFDQRISMWTCLLGLTVALIASLKYSIAYLLIYLLWIGITRLILTLLLSVTGHHIGPAYPLILYYNQIVGALVKVYVFFRLDQQSWTRQSTKLNRDLASFQRWFNTWSSRSMTFSAASLFIATLLLLV, encoded by the coding sequence ATGGAGAGACTTACGCAGGGTTTCATCGATACCGCCGGATGGCTGCTCTATCTCAGCCTGCTGATGGTGATCGCCCTGGCGCTGCCGCAGACCCTTTTCGACCCGCTGTCGAAGGACTTCCTCTTGCTGATCGGCGCGGTCAGCATCTGGCGCTATTCGATGGGCGTCATGCACTTCATGCGCGGCCTGCTGTTCCTCTACATCGTCTACCCGCACTACCGGCGCCAGGCGCACCGGCTCGGTGAGGCGGCCGCCCCGCCGCACGTGTGCCTGCTGGTCACCAGCTTCCGCATCGACGCGCTGACCACCGCCATGGTCTACCGCTCGGTGATCGAGGAAGCCATCGCCTGCGGTTACCCGACCACCGTGGTCTGCTCCATCGTCGAGCTGTCCGACGAGCAGCTGGTGAAGAGCTTGTGGGCCAAGTACAACCCGCCGGCGCGGGTCAAGCTGAACTTCGTGCGCATCGCCGGCACCGGCAAGCGCGACGGCCTGGCCAATGGCTTTCGCGCCATCTCCCGACTCCTGCCGCACGAGCATGCGGTGGTCGCGGTGATCGACGGCGACAGCCTCCTCGAGCCGGGTGTGATCGGCAAAACCGTGCCGTATTTCCAGCTATTCCCCAAGGTCGGCGGGCTGACCACCAACGAATTCTGCGAGGTGCGCGGCGGCTACATCATGAGCGAGTGGCACAAGCTGCGCTTCGCCCAGCGCCACCTGAATATGTGCTCGATGGCGCTGAGCAAGCGGGTGCTGACCATGACCGGGCGCATGTCGATGTTCCGCGCCGAAGTGGTGACCAACCCGGAGTTCATCGCCGACGTCGAGAGCGACTATCTCGAGCACTGGCGCCTGGGCCGCTTCCGTTTCCTCACCGGCGACGACAAGTCCAGCTGGTTCAGCCTGATGCGCCTGGGCTATGACACCTTCTACGTGCCGGATGCGGCGATCAATACGGTCGAGCACCCGCCGGAGAAGAGTTTCTTCAAGGCCAGCCGCAAGTTGATGTTCCGCTGGTACGGCAACAGCCTGCGGCAGAACTCGCGGGCGCTGAAGCTCGGCCCGCTGCGCCTCGGCGCCTTCACCAGCCTGGTGCTGTTCGACCAGCGCATATCGATGTGGACCTGCCTGCTCGGCCTGACCGTGGCGCTGATCGCCAGCCTCAAGTACAGCATCGCCTACCTGCTGATCTACCTGCTGTGGATCGGCATCACCCGCCTGATCCTGACCCTGCTGCTGTCGGTCACCGGCCACCACATCGGCCCGGCCTACCCCTTGATTCTTTATTACAACCAGATCGTCGGCGCGCTGGTGAAGGTCTATGTGTTCTTCCGCCTCGACCAGCAATCCTGGACGCGCCAGTCGACCAAGCTCAACCGCGACCTCGCCAGCTTCCAGCGCTGGTTCAACACCTGGTCGTCCCGTTCCATGACTTTTTCTGCCGCCAGTCTGTTCATCGCCACGCTGCTGCTGCTGGTGTGA
- a CDS encoding nucleotide sugar dehydrogenase, which produces MRISIFGLGYVGAVCAGCLSSRGHEVVGVDISATKIDLINQGKSPIVEPGLQQLLQQGIQSGRLRGTTDVAAAIAASELSMLCVGTPSKKNGDLALHFIESVCAQVGEALRSKSEWHSVVVRSTVLPGTVKNFIIPILEECSGKRAGIDFGVAVNPEFLRESTAIKDYNFPPMTVIGELDSRSGDLLQDIYQELDAPIVRKSIEVAEMIKYSCNVWHATKVTFANEIGNIAKAAGVDGREVMDVVCQDHKLNLSKYYMKPGFAFGGSCLPKDVRALTYRAGQLDVEAPLLGSLMRSNEAQVQNAFDIITSYDKRRIALLGLSFKAGTDDLRESPLVELAEMLIGKGYDLSIYDRNVEYARVHGANKDYIESKIPHVSSLLDSDLDSVIARAEIIVLGNGDERFRALAQQVPEGKQIVDLVGFMAHTSGAGREGICW; this is translated from the coding sequence ATGCGCATCAGCATTTTTGGACTCGGCTACGTCGGTGCAGTGTGTGCCGGTTGCCTCTCTTCCCGGGGTCATGAAGTAGTCGGCGTGGATATATCCGCCACCAAGATCGACCTGATCAACCAGGGCAAATCACCCATCGTCGAACCCGGTTTGCAACAACTTCTGCAACAAGGCATTCAGTCCGGCCGCCTGCGGGGCACCACCGATGTGGCCGCGGCGATTGCCGCCAGCGAACTGTCGATGCTCTGCGTCGGCACCCCGAGCAAGAAGAACGGTGATCTGGCCCTGCACTTTATCGAGTCGGTCTGCGCGCAGGTAGGTGAAGCGCTGCGCAGCAAGTCCGAGTGGCATAGCGTGGTGGTGCGCAGCACGGTGCTGCCGGGCACGGTCAAGAACTTCATCATCCCCATTCTTGAAGAGTGTTCCGGCAAGCGCGCCGGGATCGATTTCGGCGTCGCGGTGAATCCCGAGTTCCTCCGCGAGAGCACGGCGATCAAGGATTACAACTTCCCGCCTATGACGGTGATCGGCGAGCTGGACAGCCGCTCCGGCGATTTACTGCAGGACATCTACCAGGAACTCGATGCGCCCATCGTGCGGAAAAGCATCGAAGTGGCGGAAATGATCAAGTACAGCTGCAACGTCTGGCACGCCACCAAGGTGACTTTCGCCAACGAGATCGGCAACATCGCCAAGGCCGCCGGCGTCGACGGCCGCGAGGTGATGGACGTGGTCTGCCAGGACCACAAGCTCAACCTGTCCAAGTACTACATGAAGCCCGGCTTCGCCTTCGGTGGCTCGTGCCTGCCCAAGGACGTGCGCGCCCTCACCTACCGCGCCGGCCAGCTGGACGTCGAGGCACCGCTGCTCGGCTCGCTGATGCGCAGCAACGAGGCGCAGGTGCAGAACGCCTTCGACATCATCACCAGCTATGACAAGCGCCGCATCGCCCTGCTTGGCCTCTCCTTCAAGGCCGGCACCGACGACCTGCGCGAAAGCCCGCTGGTGGAACTGGCCGAGATGCTCATCGGCAAGGGCTATGACCTCAGCATCTACGACCGCAACGTCGAATACGCGCGGGTCCACGGGGCGAACAAGGACTACATCGAATCGAAGATTCCGCATGTGTCCTCACTGCTCGACAGCGATCTCGACAGCGTCATTGCGCGCGCCGAGATCATCGTCCTCGGCAATGGCGACGAGCGCTTCCGTGCCCTCGCCCAGCAGGTGCCGGAGGGCAAGCAGATCGTCGACCTGGTGGGCTTCATGGCGCACACCAGCGGCGCCGGCCGCGAAGGCATCTGCTGGTAA
- a CDS encoding PilZ domain-containing protein gives MNTAVNVNVVHESETQRQHARVRIPAKIRFAGKSHKVVEQQLQELSAGGFSYAAGKHPVQVGDYHQGELLFAIDHLGLTMPMEFQVRSVDFASGRVGCQFHNLKPRDIVTLRHLITAHLSGELVSVGELLSTLQRDNFSKPRKDKSQAGLGVFGRLRAMILSLAVLVIGVAAFVFIGKSLYELYFVTHAKAALVSVPGLQVTMPREGTVQSLIGADGLVDKGAPIGTFSASMLEMLKGHLNDSDLKPAKIEELFGKQMKGTLTSPCDCTLVRQLVADGQYASRGEVIFQLAPRGSQASIEASFPYTKLNAIGPGTRVSFVVAGEQEAHSGTIVSSNLPPSNNNDLSTDIRVQIQPDQPLDNALAGRPVEVSVNRGPSLAWLSN, from the coding sequence ATGAATACCGCCGTCAACGTCAACGTCGTGCATGAATCGGAAACCCAGCGCCAGCACGCCCGCGTGCGGATTCCGGCGAAGATACGTTTCGCCGGCAAGAGCCATAAGGTCGTCGAACAACAGCTGCAGGAACTGTCGGCCGGCGGCTTCAGCTACGCGGCCGGCAAACACCCGGTGCAGGTCGGCGACTACCACCAAGGCGAATTGCTGTTCGCCATCGACCACCTCGGTCTGACCATGCCCATGGAGTTCCAGGTGCGCTCGGTGGACTTCGCCAGCGGCCGGGTCGGCTGCCAGTTCCACAACCTCAAGCCGCGCGACATCGTCACCCTGCGCCACCTGATCACCGCCCATCTCTCCGGCGAACTGGTCAGCGTCGGCGAACTGCTCAGCACCCTGCAGCGCGACAACTTCAGCAAACCGCGCAAGGACAAGAGCCAGGCCGGCCTAGGCGTGTTCGGCCGCCTGCGCGCGATGATCCTCAGCCTCGCCGTGCTGGTCATCGGGGTGGCGGCGTTCGTCTTCATCGGCAAGTCGCTGTACGAGCTGTATTTCGTCACCCACGCCAAGGCCGCCCTGGTCAGCGTGCCCGGCCTGCAGGTGACCATGCCGCGCGAAGGCACGGTGCAGAGCCTGATCGGCGCCGACGGCCTGGTCGACAAGGGCGCACCGATCGGCACCTTCAGCGCCTCGATGCTGGAAATGCTCAAGGGTCACCTGAACGACAGCGACCTCAAGCCGGCGAAGATCGAGGAACTGTTCGGCAAGCAGATGAAGGGCACCCTGACCAGCCCCTGCGACTGCACCCTGGTGCGCCAACTGGTGGCCGACGGTCAATACGCGAGCCGGGGCGAGGTGATCTTCCAACTCGCCCCGCGCGGCAGCCAGGCCAGCATCGAGGCGAGCTTTCCCTACACCAAGCTCAACGCGATCGGCCCGGGCACCCGGGTCAGTTTCGTGGTCGCCGGCGAACAAGAGGCGCATAGCGGCACGATCGTCAGCAGCAACCTGCCCCCCAGTAACAATAACGACTTGTCCACCGATATCCGCGTGCAGATCCAGCCGGACCAGCCGCTGGACAACGCCCTGGCCGGGCGCCCGGTGGAAGTCAGCGTCAATCGCGGTCCGTCGCTCGCCTGGCTGAGCAATTAA
- a CDS encoding mannose-1-phosphate guanylyltransferase/mannose-6-phosphate isomerase, translating into MIPVILSGGSGSRLWPLSRKQFPKQFLALTGEHTLFQQTLERLVFDGMQAPVVVCNKDHRFIVQEQLAALKLATQTTLLEPFGRNTAPAVAIAAMQLVNEGRDELLLVLPADHVIEDQKAFQRALALATIAAENGEMVLFGVPASKPETGYGYIKTSADPRLPEGVIRVAQFVEKPDEQRAAQFVAAGDYFWNSGMFLFRASRFLDELKQHDADIYDTCLLALERSKRDGDSVEIDEATFACCPDNSIDYAVMEKTTRACVVPLAAGWNDVGSWSSIWDVHAKDAAGNVTKGDVVVQDSHNCLVHGNGKLVSVIGLDNIVVVETKDAMMIAHKDRVQEVKQLVNTLKEQGRSETETHCEVYRPWGSYDSVDMGGRFQVKRISVKPGAQLSLQMHHHRAEHWIVVSGTAQVTCDDKTFLLTENQSTYIPIASVHRLANPGRIPLELIEVQSGSYLGEDDIERFEDLYGRSAEPAQERSIGIAR; encoded by the coding sequence ATGATCCCCGTCATTCTCTCAGGTGGTAGCGGTTCGCGACTCTGGCCTCTTTCGCGCAAGCAGTTTCCCAAGCAATTCCTCGCCCTCACCGGCGAGCACACCCTGTTCCAGCAGACCCTCGAGCGCCTGGTGTTCGACGGCATGCAGGCGCCGGTGGTGGTGTGCAACAAGGACCACCGCTTCATCGTTCAGGAACAACTCGCCGCCCTGAAGCTGGCCACCCAGACGACCCTGCTCGAGCCCTTCGGCCGCAATACCGCGCCGGCGGTGGCGATCGCCGCCATGCAACTGGTCAACGAGGGCCGTGACGAGTTGCTGCTGGTGCTTCCCGCCGACCATGTGATCGAAGACCAGAAGGCCTTCCAGCGCGCCCTGGCACTGGCCACCATCGCCGCCGAAAACGGCGAGATGGTGCTGTTCGGCGTGCCGGCGAGCAAGCCGGAGACCGGCTACGGCTACATCAAGACCAGCGCCGACCCGCGCCTGCCGGAAGGGGTGATCCGCGTCGCCCAGTTCGTCGAGAAGCCCGACGAGCAGCGCGCCGCGCAGTTCGTCGCCGCCGGCGACTACTTCTGGAACAGCGGCATGTTCCTGTTCCGCGCCAGCCGCTTCCTCGACGAACTCAAGCAGCACGACGCCGATATCTACGACACCTGCCTGCTGGCCCTGGAACGCAGCAAGCGCGACGGCGACAGCGTGGAGATCGACGAAGCCACCTTCGCCTGCTGCCCGGACAACTCCATCGACTACGCGGTGATGGAGAAGACCACGCGCGCCTGCGTGGTGCCGCTGGCCGCCGGCTGGAACGACGTCGGCAGCTGGTCGTCGATCTGGGACGTGCACGCCAAGGACGCCGCCGGCAACGTCACCAAGGGCGACGTGGTGGTGCAGGACAGCCACAACTGCCTGGTGCACGGCAACGGCAAGCTGGTCTCAGTGATCGGTCTGGATAACATCGTGGTGGTGGAAACCAAGGACGCCATGATGATCGCCCACAAGGACCGCGTGCAGGAGGTCAAGCAGCTGGTCAACACCCTCAAGGAGCAAGGCCGCAGCGAGACCGAAACCCACTGCGAGGTGTACCGGCCGTGGGGCTCCTATGACTCGGTGGACATGGGCGGGCGCTTCCAGGTCAAGCGCATCTCGGTGAAACCCGGCGCCCAGCTGTCGCTGCAGATGCACCACCACCGTGCCGAGCACTGGATCGTGGTGTCCGGCACGGCGCAGGTGACCTGTGACGACAAGACCTTCCTGCTCACCGAGAACCAGTCCACCTACATCCCCATCGCCTCGGTGCACCGCCTGGCCAACCCCGGCAGGATCCCCCTGGAGCTCATCGAGGTGCAGTCCGGCAGCTACCTCGGCGAGGACGACATCGAGCGCTTCGAGGACCTCTACGGCCGCAGCGCCGAACCCGCGCAAGAGCGCAGCATCGGCATCGCCCGCTGA